The Flavobacterium sp. K5-23 genome segment TGCAAATCGATTAGTCGAAAATAAAAGATTAATGAAGTGGATAGATATTTTTGGGATTGTATTTCTGTTGTTTTTGGCTTATAGCTTCTATTCACACGCCAGTATGACTGCTGAAAACCAGAATTATTTAGAAAAATATAAAGATTATTCCCCTTTTCTGATTGGGGTGTTTTTAAGTAGTATCAACTTTCTCCAGTTTCCTTTTTGGACGGCCTGGAATTTATACTTGATCAATAATAAATACATTTCGGTTAGTAGTCCATTACAGTTTTTTTATGTTGGAGGGACTTTATTCGGAACATTTGCGGGTATGGTGTCTTTCATATATTTTTTAGATTCTGTTTCTCAAAACTCAGGTAGTTTTTCAAAATACTTGATGCCGGTTATTATTCCGCTTTTTTTCATAGTTTTGGCTTGCGCCCAAGGGTATAAAGTTTTCAAGAAATACATTAGATAAAAATCATAAAATTAAAAGTTATCTCTTTCGATAAATCATAAAAATCAACAATTCGATTATGAAAAAAGTATTATTCCTACTCCCTTTTGTTTTACTGGGATGTAAATCTTCAACTAGTTTAGTTCCTATTGCTGCATTAGATACTGCTCACAAACCACTTGAAATTAAATATATAGTGAAGGAAAAAGAAGTTGCAGAAACATTGAAATACCTTGCTTCAGATGAACTGGAAGGAAGAGATACAGGTTCTAAAGGAATGGAGAAAGCAGCTGATTATTTAGAACAAATTCTCATAAAAAATAATGTAAAACCTTACTTTTCATCTTACCGTGATACCCTGTCTAATTTTAAAGGGACTGCTTATAATATCGTTGGTTATTTAGAAGGAACGGATCCAGTTCTTAAAAATGAATTCGTTTTAATAAGTGGCCATTATGACCATATAGGATTGGATAAAAAAGGGGTAAATGGAGATTTCATCAATAACGGTGCTAATGATGATGCCTCAGGGACAACAGCAGTAGCTGAAATGGCCAAATATTTTAGCAAGTCTAAATCGAATAAAAGAAGTGTTCTTTTTGTGTTTTTTACAGGAGAAGAGAAAGGGCTGTTAGGTTCTAAGCATTTGTCCAAAAAGCTGGCTTTGAAAAACTTTAATTTATATACCCAATTCAATATCGAAATGATTGGTGTACCTATGAAAAGGGATTATTTAGCGTATGTTTCGGGTTTTGATAAATCGAATATGGCAAGTAAAATCAATGAATATACAGGTAAAAACACCATTGGATTTTTACCCAAAGAAGCCGAATTTAAATTGTTTTACAGATCAGATAATTTTCCGTTTTATGAAGCTTTCAAAAAACCGTGTCAGTCGGTTAGTACGTTTGATTTTGAAAATTTCGAGTTTTATCACCACGTTTCCGATGATTTTAGCGCGATGAACATTCCGCATATGACTTTGTTCATACAGGAATTGTTACCGGCTATAACAAGTATGACTAATTCTACAACTCAGGAAATCCGAATGAATTAGGCTTTTAAGCAATTGGCTTTTTCATATCATATGCCAAAACGAAATAATTGTTGTTGTTGAATTGAAAGTCACCTATAATAGTCAGTTTTAATTTTTCAGTATGCGCTTTCAAAGAAGGTTTGTTGTTTTTATTGATAAATGTTAAAGCCAAAGGATAGCGGGCTACTATATGGCTCCTCATAAATTCAAAAAGGGGGATTATTAAACCTTTGCCACGATAAGCGGAATGAATACAAATGGGACCGTATTGAAAGCTGTTTGATGTGTTGATGTTGAAATCTAAAAAAGAGAGTTCTGGAAAAAGGGTAGTCATATAATTGAAGATGGGCCATTGACTGAAAAAAGCCCAACTTTCAGCAAAAATATATGCTATTATTGTGTTGTTGTCTTTTGCAATAAACAAGCCTTTATTTCTGATGACTTCAGTTAGTTGTTCTGTCGTAAAAGGGGTGGTTACAAAACTAGATTTTTTTTCTTCTTCAGAAAGATTAGATACAAGGTATAGCTCTTGTAAAGACAAGACACCTTCAATATCATTTAAAGTGGCTATTTCTAATTGTATGTTTTCAATCATTATAATGTGATTAGGAATGTGATTTTTTTTGGTGAAATTATAAATAAAAGGGTTTGTTTGTTTTCCTGAATTTAAAATTATTCATTATTTTAAACAGTGCTTTTTTTAACGATTTTGTTTATTTTTGCTAAATGAAAAATATTATCATTACGGGTACGAGTAGGGGAATAGGGTATGAGTTGGCTTTGCAATTTGCTAATGCAGGTCATCAGGTTTTGGCCGTTTCACGAAAAACACCGCGTATTCTTATAGAACATAAAAACATCAGCTGTCTTTCTGTTGATTTGTCGGACGAGTCAGATTTAGAGAAAGTGAAAGTTTTTCTTTCGACTTCTTGGAAAAAAGTAGATGCCATTATCCATAATGCCGGAAGTCTGGTATTGAAACCTTTTTCAGAAACCACGCAAAAAGATTTCGAAGATGTTTATAAAGTCAATGTTTTTGGTGTTGCCAATTTGACTCGTGTTGCTTTGCCTTATTTAGGAAAAGGAAGTCACGTGGTAACCATAAGTTCGATGGGAGGCATACAAGGAAGTTTGAAGTTTGCAGGACTTGCCGCTTACAGTTCGAGTAAAGGTGCTGTGATTACCTTGTCGGAATTATTGGCAGAAGAATACAAAGAAAGAGGAATATCGTTTAATGTATTGGCTTTGGGTGCTGTTCAAACCGAAATGCTTCAGGAAGCTTTCCCTGGTTATGAAGCTCCTATTAAAGCAGATGAAATAGCTGATTATATTTTTAATTTTACTTTGACGGGGAACAAATACTTTAATGGAAAAGTACTTCAAGTTTCTTCAACAAATCCATAAGAGTTATAAATTATAAGTTATGAGTTATGAGTGAGAGCAATGTAAAACAAATTGTTATGAATTATTAGTTATAAATTATGAGTGAAAGCATTGTGAAAACAAAGAGTTTTGAGTTGGCAATTAGAGGGGTGAATTTTTACAAATACTTGGTTTCTGAAAAGAAAGAATATATTATGAGTAAACAATTTTTGCGTTCAGTTACTTCTGTTGGAGCAAATGTCCGTGAAGCGGTTAATGCACAAAGCAAGCCTGACTTTATTCATAAGTTGTCAATAGCTCAGAAAGAATGTGATGAATCTCTTTATTGGTTAGAACTCCTAAAAGGAACAGATTATATTTCTGAGATTGAATTTAATTCAATTCATCAACAAAGCAACGAAGTTTTGAAAATTATTAGAAGCATAATAATTACCTCAAAGAAAAACTCATAATTCTTAATTTATAACTCATAATTCCAATTTGTTTTGTCCGAAACACTAGCAAGATATATCCCGGAACACGCAGTAAAACCAGTTTTCGAACTGATTGTTGTGCATCGCGTGCATCTCAAAATTGTGAACGAGCGCTTAACTCGTCATGGAGATTATAGAAAAGGGTTAAACGGAAAACACGAAATAACTGTCAACTCAAGCT includes the following:
- a CDS encoding M28 family peptidase, which produces MKKVLFLLPFVLLGCKSSTSLVPIAALDTAHKPLEIKYIVKEKEVAETLKYLASDELEGRDTGSKGMEKAADYLEQILIKNNVKPYFSSYRDTLSNFKGTAYNIVGYLEGTDPVLKNEFVLISGHYDHIGLDKKGVNGDFINNGANDDASGTTAVAEMAKYFSKSKSNKRSVLFVFFTGEEKGLLGSKHLSKKLALKNFNLYTQFNIEMIGVPMKRDYLAYVSGFDKSNMASKINEYTGKNTIGFLPKEAEFKLFYRSDNFPFYEAFKKPCQSVSTFDFENFEFYHHVSDDFSAMNIPHMTLFIQELLPAITSMTNSTTQEIRMN
- a CDS encoding four helix bundle protein → MSESIVKTKSFELAIRGVNFYKYLVSEKKEYIMSKQFLRSVTSVGANVREAVNAQSKPDFIHKLSIAQKECDESLYWLELLKGTDYISEIEFNSIHQQSNEVLKIIRSIIITSKKNS
- a CDS encoding SDR family oxidoreductase, giving the protein MKNIIITGTSRGIGYELALQFANAGHQVLAVSRKTPRILIEHKNISCLSVDLSDESDLEKVKVFLSTSWKKVDAIIHNAGSLVLKPFSETTQKDFEDVYKVNVFGVANLTRVALPYLGKGSHVVTISSMGGIQGSLKFAGLAAYSSSKGAVITLSELLAEEYKERGISFNVLALGAVQTEMLQEAFPGYEAPIKADEIADYIFNFTLTGNKYFNGKVLQVSSTNP
- a CDS encoding GNAT family acetyltransferase, which produces MIENIQLEIATLNDIEGVLSLQELYLVSNLSEEEKKSSFVTTPFTTEQLTEVIRNKGLFIAKDNNTIIAYIFAESWAFFSQWPIFNYMTTLFPELSFLDFNINTSNSFQYGPICIHSAYRGKGLIIPLFEFMRSHIVARYPLALTFINKNNKPSLKAHTEKLKLTIIGDFQFNNNNYFVLAYDMKKPIA